A stretch of Ranitomeya variabilis isolate aRanVar5 chromosome 3, aRanVar5.hap1, whole genome shotgun sequence DNA encodes these proteins:
- the LOC143817593 gene encoding uncharacterized protein LOC143817593, translating into MCRADCKCVFNLQNHQDTAAAHQDTAAAHQDTATAHQDHKTMSSSDSPPPQQQRVSEAESDEELSEGGETGGEMQVEEEPSAAAAAPAAAAEGSPRQSQSRRTRRHGRPSASQRAPAEEEDDDDDIDIDCLIEEVREREPLWNMADRRHADTGVTRRLWDEVCRNLFPRRESLHPQQQSKLGKYSLSSDVLS; encoded by the exons atgtgtcgagcagattgcaagtgtgtctttaacttacagaaccaccaggacacagccgctgcccaccaggacacagccgctgcccaccaggacacagccactgcccaccaggaccacaaaacgatgtcctcttctgacagccctcctccacagcaacagcgtgtatcg gaagctgaatcagatgaggagctgtcagaagggggcgagacgggtggagagatgcaagtggaggaggaaccaagt gctgctgctgctgctcctgctgctgccgctgaaggctctcccagacagtcccagagtcggcggactcgtcgccacggtcggccatca gcttcacagcgtgctcccgcagaagaggaggatgatgatgatgacattgacatcgattgtctcatcgaggaggttcgcgagcgggagccgctgtggaacatggctgaccgcaggcatgctgataccggtgtcacccgtcggctctgggacgaagtgtgtcgcaacctgtttccaaggcgggagagccttcatcctcagcagcagagcaaactaggtaagtattcactttccagtgatgttttgagctga